The DNA region AAGACGTCACTATGCCCGCGTACACCCACGGCCAGCCCGCCGTCCCCATCAGCTACGGCCATTACCTCACCGGCACCGCCGGCGCGGTGCTGCGCTCCCTGGAAGGACTCCTCGACGCCGGCCGGGAGATCGACGTCAACCCGCTCGGCGCCGGTGCGGTCGGCGGCACCTCCGTGCCCGTCGACCCCGCCCGCACCGCCGAACTCCTCGGCTTCACCGCCACCGCACCCAACTCCGTCGACGCCGTCGCCTCCCGTGACTTCGTCCTGCGGATACTCTCGTCCGCAGCCGTCCTCGGCGTGCTCCTCGCCCGGGTCGCCCGCGACCTCACCTGGTGGACCACGGAGGAGTTCGGGCTGCTCAGGATGGCCGACGACCTGGTCGGGTCCAGCTCGATGATGCCGCAGAAGCGCAACCCCTTCCTCCTCGAACACATCCAGGGCCGCTCGACGTCCGCCCTCGCCGGATTCACCGGCGCCGCCGCGTCCATGTCCACCGCCGGCTACACCAACGCCATCGCCGTCGGCACCGAGGCCGTACGCCACCTCTGGCCCGCCCTGGCCGACACCACCCAGGCCGTCACCCTCCTCCGGCTCGTCGTCGCCGGAGCACAACCCAACCAGGAACGCATGCGCGAACGCGCACGGGAGGGCCTCACCTCGGCGACCTACCTCGCTGAACGCCTCGTCGTCGACGGCACCCCCTTCCGCACCGCCCACCACGTGGTCGGCGAGACCGTCCTGACCGCCCTCGACAGCGGAACGCCCCTGTCCGACGCCGCCCGCGCCCACCCGGCCGTCGCCCCCACCGCCGCCGACTACCCGGCCGACTGGCTCGCCCCCGAGACCGTCGCCGGCGCCTGCGCCCACGGAGGCGGGCCCGGCAGCCCGGCACAGAAGGCCGCCCTGACCCGCGCGCACACCGAACTGGGCCGCCTCACCGCCCAGTCGGGCGCCCGGCGGGCCCGCTGGGCCGACGCCGCCGACCGGCTCGACAACGCCGTCGCCAAGGTGGTGGCCGACCGATGAGCTCAAAACCCCGGTCCGGACTGCTGCGGCAGCACGACTTCCGGCTGCTGTGGGCGGGGGAGACCACCAGCCGCTTCGGCAGCAACATCACCGGCGTCGCCATGCCACTGGTGGCCGTGGTCACCCTGGACGCAAGCACCTTCTGGGTCAGCGCCCTGGCCGCCGCCGCATGGCTGCCCTGGCTCCTGATCGGCCTGCTGGCCGGAGCCTGGGTCGACCGGCTGCCCCGGCGCCCCCTCATGGTGGCCTGCAACCTCGTCTCGCTCGTCTTCCTGCTCAGCGTGCCCGCCGCAGCCTGGCTCGGCGTACTGACCATGGGCCAGCTGCTCGTCGTCTCGCTGCTCACCGGCCTCGCAAACGTCTTCTTCTCCATCGCCTACCGCGTCTACCTGCCGTTCGTCGTCAGCCGCGAGCACCTCACCGAGGCCAACGCCAAGCTCCAGGGCAGCGAATCCGCGGCACAGCTGGCCGGACTCGGCGGCGGCGGAGCCCTGGCCGGAGCGTTCGGCGCGGTCACCGGGCTGCTCGCCGACGCCGCGACCTTCCTCACCTCCACACTCTGCCTCCTCGGCATCCGCGCCACCGAACCACCGCCGAAGAAGCCCGAACAACCCACCGCCCTGCGCAAGGACGTCGCAGAGGGCCTGCGGCACACCGTGCGCGACCCCTACCTGCGCGTCCTCACCACCTACGGCACCGTCACCAACCTGCTGCTCACCGGATACCAGGCCATCCTGACCGTGTTCCTCGTCCGCGAACTCCACGTCGGCGAGGCCGCCCTGGGCTGGCTCCTCGCAGGCAGCAGCATCGGCGGACTGCTCGGCGCCGTCGTGGCCACCGCGATAGCCCGACGCTTCGGCACCGCCCGAGGCATGCTCCTGTGCAAGTTCGCCACCGCCCCCTTCGGCCTGCTCATCCCGCTCGCCGAACCGGGCTGGCGGGTCGTCCTGCTCCCCCTGGGCGGTGCCGTCCTCGCCCTCGGCGTGGTCTCCGCCAACGTCATCCAGGGTGCCTTCCGCCAGACGTACTGCCCCCCGGAGCTCCTCGGCCGGATCACCGCGAGCGTGTCCGTCGCCAACTTCGGCGCCATCCCCATCGGTTCGCTCCTCGGCGGCGTACTCGGCAGCCTGTTCGGGCTACGGCCCACCCTCTGGCTGCTCACCGCCGGCCTCGCCGTCAGTTCCGTCCTGCTCCTGGCCGGCCCGCTGCGCGGCCGCCGTGACCTGCCCACCGAACCCCCGCAGCCGGCACCCGACTACGCAACCCCCGAACAACGCTGATCCGTCCCGACGGCCATCCGCGTCTGCGTATCCGTCACCGAACAGGAGGGGTCCCATGAGTGATCCCAGAAGCGGGTTCAGGAGTTCCGCGAACGGCCTTCTGCTGCCCGCACCCGCGCCACCACCGCGCGGCCTGCCCAGGCCCGGGTCCCTCGACCTGTGGCTGCTCAGGGTCTCCGACGCCCGGGGCACCGGCCTCGACACGGCCGTGCTGGACGCCGACGAATGCCAGCGGGCCGCCGGGCTGGCATACGCGGAGGACAGGATCCGCTTCACCGCCGCCCATCTGACGCTCCGCCGCCTGCTGGGCACCTACCTCGACATGCTTCCGCAGGACA from Streptomyces sp. NBC_01754 includes:
- the argH gene encoding argininosuccinate lyase encodes the protein MTGISDAPDPAATDGREAGVDTGRLRTGLDPRAHRIVYDQYRPDGDDPVGGELRLISEVDRAHLVMLTERGIVDTARSGALLDTVDALRADDFAPVRDRPMPRGLYLAYEGWLVDRLGQRTGGVLHTGRSRNDLNATTVRLKVRGPYAELLDEVSALTRVLLEKGEAHQDVTMPAYTHGQPAVPISYGHYLTGTAGAVLRSLEGLLDAGREIDVNPLGAGAVGGTSVPVDPARTAELLGFTATAPNSVDAVASRDFVLRILSSAAVLGVLLARVARDLTWWTTEEFGLLRMADDLVGSSSMMPQKRNPFLLEHIQGRSTSALAGFTGAAASMSTAGYTNAIAVGTEAVRHLWPALADTTQAVTLLRLVVAGAQPNQERMRERAREGLTSATYLAERLVVDGTPFRTAHHVVGETVLTALDSGTPLSDAARAHPAVAPTAADYPADWLAPETVAGACAHGGGPGSPAQKAALTRAHTELGRLTAQSGARRARWADAADRLDNAVAKVVADR
- a CDS encoding MFS transporter codes for the protein MSSKPRSGLLRQHDFRLLWAGETTSRFGSNITGVAMPLVAVVTLDASTFWVSALAAAAWLPWLLIGLLAGAWVDRLPRRPLMVACNLVSLVFLLSVPAAAWLGVLTMGQLLVVSLLTGLANVFFSIAYRVYLPFVVSREHLTEANAKLQGSESAAQLAGLGGGGALAGAFGAVTGLLADAATFLTSTLCLLGIRATEPPPKKPEQPTALRKDVAEGLRHTVRDPYLRVLTTYGTVTNLLLTGYQAILTVFLVRELHVGEAALGWLLAGSSIGGLLGAVVATAIARRFGTARGMLLCKFATAPFGLLIPLAEPGWRVVLLPLGGAVLALGVVSANVIQGAFRQTYCPPELLGRITASVSVANFGAIPIGSLLGGVLGSLFGLRPTLWLLTAGLAVSSVLLLAGPLRGRRDLPTEPPQPAPDYATPEQR